The following proteins are encoded in a genomic region of Huiozyma naganishii CBS 8797 chromosome 9, complete genome:
- the HLJ1 gene encoding type I HSP40 co-chaperone HLJ1 (similar to Saccharomyces cerevisiae HLJ1 (YMR161W); ancestral locus Anc_2.350), which yields MTSNYTAEQEKVALEVLSRDKSEFYEVLQVERTASDNEIKKAYRRLAIKLHPDKNGHPRSAEAFKVINRAFEVLGDEDKRRLFDQLGRDPDDRSAPSRGPSGFDGGVRSPFFANGHAAGAGATPDDIFDFLFQMSGGGGPFGGGSPFMNQGGTTFSFGPGGFRTYSPGNHSGEFARRQRQQANRQRAHDTDTRWQEILRVLLPLLFFFLLPVLERLLFG from the coding sequence ATGACGAGTAATTATACAGCTGAGCAGGAGAAAGTTGCGCTGGAGGTTCTTTCCCGGGACAAATCCGAGTTTTATGAGGTTTTGCAGGTGGAGCGCACGGCGTCTGATAAtgagatcaagaaggcgTACAGGAGGCTGGCGATCAAGCTGCATCCGGACAAGAACGGGCATCCGCGGTCCGCTGAGGCCTTCAAAGTGATAAATCGGGCATTTGAGGTGCTTGGGGACGAGGATAAAAGAAGACTTTTCGATCAGTTGGGGAGAGATCCCGACGACAGATCTGCGCCATCGCGTGGGCCCAGTGGGTTTGACGGTGGCGTCAGGTCGCCGTTCTTTGCGAATGGCCACGCTGCCGGTGCGGGTGCGACTCCAGATGATATATTTGACTTTCTGTTCCAAATGAGCGGGGGTGGTGGGCCCTTTGGTGGTGGCAGTCCGTTTATGAACCAGGGCGGGACCACTTTCTCGTTTGGACCAGGCGGGTTCAGGACGTACAGCCCAGGGAACCATAGTGGAGAGTTTGCAAGGAGGCAACGACAGCAGGCGAATAGACAACGTGCACATGACACAGATACAAGATGGCAGGAGATACTGAGAGTATTGCTACCactcctcttcttcttcctaCTCCCAGTACTGGAGAGACTACTCTTCGGTTAA
- the DNF3 gene encoding aminophospholipid-translocating P4-type ATPase DNF3 (similar to Saccharomyces cerevisiae DNF3 (YMR162C); ancestral locus Anc_2.349) — MLSENQDVKRKRANSLRTQMFNKHLYSKFTGTATDANDSNETEEVELDEVENNEGNFSSSNGFFAIQEDLFEDEEDVQDGLEQKTPNKSHKINLLTRILDLFLDRRRMLRSENGRHIPISLDHSTEEYTGFVHSKSGLLIDERTNRPYINNAITSSRYTVYSFLPKQFFAQFSKLANTYFLVIAILQMIPGWSTTGTYTTIVPLLIFMAISMAREAYDDFRRHILDRAENRKLCKVLVKDRRTTPELDSTDPNETDSKDQGTHFTNFKLLANNHNVYLADTEWKDLRVGDFILLQQDEWVPADILLLTCDGENNESFIETMALDGETTLKNRVPHQELHKIACSASGLANINARMTLEDPNNDLYNFEGNLELHDTQNNTLKEYPLGPENIVYRGSIVRNTQYIVGMVIYSGEETKVRMNAIKNPRTKAPKLQKQINIIIAFLVFVVATISLFSYLGHVLANKGSIDGNKAWYLWEEDAGPAATIMSFIIMYNTMIPLSLYVSMEIVKVAQSKLMEWDIDMYYEETDTPFEARTATILEELGQVSYIFSDKTGTLTDNKMIFRKFTLLGSSWVHNIEPAELNSEESGSTDVDMVSVDNQNILNSSNLASHINRPNEIYSHHSPRTSIEYKGNSSATYAGRPSMSSLFAKQNQWSAKKQSLQNNFITPLTENLKTTFDLIKFLQMYPDMMFSQKAKFFILSIALCHACIPKRADGVDTEDDVIEYQSSSPDELALITAARDMGYVLTNRSGQTLTIKTYPNGFDASPVLDEYEILNYIDFNSHRKRMSVLVRVPNENNRILLICKGADNVILERLHNKDLALEKLNDINDVAAERKEDEAELVIQQRKSLERVAYDEGIPRSSLRGSMSNDGRASMSLQAIRKSVYQRNKKIDPEMQIDTLDDVLATVRKGSKDLDAVVNKSRKSLHLQQLNKYGPKTSIDMKVQNEIGNNFRRNVKENAERPTSVLEYIGSDELMLNEEYVLEKTIQAIDDFSTEGLRTLMFAYKWIDNNSYNLWNKRFHAAQTSLNDRKVKTDRVGAEIERDLFILGATAIEDKLQEGVPETIEKIKRAGIKLWMLTGDKRETAINIGYSCKLIYDYSTVVILTTNDENIISKMNAISQELDFGNMAHCVIVIDGATLSFFESNPTMMSVFVELCTKTDAVICCRASPSQKALMVSNIRETNRNTVTLAIGDGANDIAMIQAADIGIGIAGREGLQASRSADYSFGQFRFLLKLLLVHGRYNYIRTAKFLLCTFYKEATFYMTQLIYQRYTLFSGTSFYESWSLSMYNTLFTSLPTICIGMFEKDLKPITLLTVPELYSFGRLSEGFNIWIFLEWLCQASGNALLVTFLNVIIWGETSLSDNSMYPLGVVNFTAIITLVAVKFQFLEMRNKNWLAFTAFILSAGGWIVWVCALPVLHRTNGEYDVKYGFYHHFGKDITFWCTCLVLTTLPLIIDVVYQTVKRMLWPSDVDIFANLEKKGIVRKKLELGAYNEMRQGWTWDKDPNFFQRYMNAIFGPSQCKRAPSNGRSRADSYLSSDEQTTTAPSSIEPRSSDITVTSWPLHMNKLMPGTSKPNMDDYEVLPSGKILKKDLLAEEANEETQAMSQSQHSDPASSETNSGTITRKITKKLRFKSDEVTDEEAHKIIQERLKSLE; from the coding sequence ATGCTATCCGAAAACCAGGATGTGAAGAGAAAGAGGGCCAATTCGCTTAGAACACAAATGTTCAATAAACATCTGTACAGCAAATTCACCGGTACTGCCACAGACGCTAATGACAGTAACGAAACGGAAGAGGTTGAACTAGATGAAGTCGAGAACAATGAAGGGAACTTTTCCTCGAGTAACGGATTTTTCGCTATACAAGAGGATCTTTTCGAGGACGAAGAAGACGTGCAAGACGGCCTGGAACAGAAAACGCCGAACAAATCGCACAAAATAAACTTACTTACCAGGATCTTGGACTTGTTTTTGGATAGAAGGCGAATGTTGCGTTCCGAAAATGGAAGACATATACCCATATCGTTAGATCATTCCACGGAAGAGTATACAGGTTTTGTACACAGCAAAAGCGGCTTACTTATTGATGAGCGAACTAACAGACCGTATATCAACAACGCTATAACATCATCCAGATACACAGTATACTCTTTCCTGCCGAAACAATTCTTTGCACAGTTCTCTAAGCTTGCCAATACATACTTCCTGGTGATTGCCATTCTACAAATGATTCCGGGATGGTCTACGACTGGTACGTACACAACCATTGTCCCTCTTTTGATTTTCATGGCGATATCCATGGCAAGAGAAGCATACGATGATTTCAGGAGACATATACTAGACCGCGCGGAAAACAGGAAATTATGCAAAGTTTTAGTAAAGGATCGAAGGACAACACCTGAACTGGACTCGACTGATCCAAACGAGACTGACTCAAAAGATCAAGGTACCCACTTCACAAATTTCAAACTCTTAGCGAATAACCACAACGTTTATCTTGCAGATACCGAATGGAAAGACCTAAGAGTAGGCGACTTCATACTGTTGCAACAGGATGAATGGGTACCTGCAGACATACTGTTACTAACTTGCGATGGAGAAAATAACGAGAGTTTTATAGAAACTATGGCGCTAGATGGTGAAACAACTCTGAAAAATAGGGTGCCACATCAAGAATTGCACAAGATAGCTTGTTCCGCTTCAGGGTTGGCTAACATTAATGCAAGAATGACATTGGAAGATCCCAATAACGATTTGTATAATTTTGAGGGTAATCTAGAACTGCACGATACCCAAAACAACACGTTGAAAGAATATCCGTTGGGTCCCGAGAACATTGTATACAGGGGCAGTATAGTAAGGAACACACAATACATCGTTGGCATGGTCATATATAGTGGTGAAGAAACAAAGGTGAGGATGAATGCAATCAAAAACCCGCGGACGAAAGCGCCTAAGTTGCAAAAACAGATTAATATAATTATCGCATTTCTGGTGTTTGTCGTTGCAACAATATCTTTATTTTCTTATCTAGGACATGTCTTGGCCAATAAGGGTTCAATTGATGGAAATAAAGCATGGTACCTATGGGAAGAAGATGCGGGCCCCGCAGCAACTATCATGTCATTCATTATCATGTATAACACTATGATCCCACTGTCGCTATATGTTTCCATGGAAATCGTAAAAGTGGCTCAGAGCAAATTGATGGAGTGGGATATTGACATGTATTACGAAGAAACGGACACCCCATTTGAAGCAAGAACAGCCACTATTCTAGAAGAGCTAGGACAGGTGTCGTACATATTTAGCGATAAAACAGGTACGCTAACAGACAACAAGATGATCTTCAGAAAATTCACACTATTGGGATCTTCTTGGGTTCATAACATCGAACCCGCAGAATTAAATTCCGAAGAAAGTGGCTCAACTGATGTTGATATGGTTTCAGTAGACAATCAGAAcattttgaacagttctaACTTGGCTTCCCACATTAACAGACCCAATGAGATCTACAGTCACCATAGTCCTCGAACCTCCATAGAATACAAGGGTAATTCGTCAGCTACATATGCTGGAAGACCCAGCATGAGTTCGTTATTTGCGAAACAGAACCAATGGAGCGCAAAGAAACAAAGTTTACAAAACAATTTTATCACTCCCTTAACAGAAAACCTGAAAACTACTTTTGACTTGATCAAGTTTCTACAGATGTATCCAGATATGATGTTCTCCCAAAAAgcaaaattttttattttgtcAATAGCATTGTGTCATGCTTGTATACCGAAAAGGGCTGACGGAGTGGATACAGAAGATGATGTGATTGAATACCAGTCCTCTTCTCCAGACGAATTAGCATTGATAACAGCTGCAAGGGATATGGGCTACGTTCTTACGAACAGAAGTGGACAGACTTTAACTATTAAAACGTATCCTAATGGCTTTGATGCCTCCCCTGTTCTGGATGAATATGAGATACTTAATTACATTGACTTCAATTCCCACAGAAAGAGAATGTCAGTGTTGGTAAGAGTGCCTAATGAGAATAACAGAATACTGCTGATATGCAAAGGTGCAGATAATGTCATCTTAGAGCGTCTACACAACAAAGATCTTGCGTTAGAAAAGCTAAACGATATTAATGACGTTGCAGCTGAGCGGAAAGAGGATGAGGCGGAACTTGTaattcaacaaagaaaGTCTCTTGAAAGGGTCGCATATGATGAAGGTATACCGCGATCATCTTTGCGTGGTTCGATGTCCAACGATGGTAGAGCCAGTATGTCTTTACAGGCGATCCGAAAGAGCGTTTATCAaaggaacaagaagattgATCCCGAGATGCAGATCGACACACTCGACGATGTGTTGGCTACTGTCAGAAAGGGCAGCAAAGACCTCGATGCTGTCGTTAACAAAAGTCGGAAATCCCTACATTTGCAGCAACTGAACAAATATGGCCCCAAAACGTCTATTGACATGAAGGTTCAAAACGAAATAGGTAATAATTTTAGGAGGAATGTCAAAGAGAACGCAGAAAGACCAACCTCAGTTTTGGAGTATATTGGTTCTGATGAGTTGATGCTAAATGAAGAATACGTGCTTGAAAAAACTATCCAAGCGATAGACGATTTTTCCACCGAAGGACTGCGGACTTTAATGTTCGCATACAAATGGATCGATAATAACTCATACAATTTATGGAACAAACGTTTTCATGCTGCTCAGACTTCATTAAACGATCGTAAAGTTAAAACAGACAGAGTAGGGGCTGAAATTGAACGGGACTTATTCATCTTAGGTGCCACTGCAATAGAAGATAAGCTACAGGAAGGTGTTCCGGAGACcattgaaaaaataaagcGTGCTGGTATTAAGCTATGGATGTTAACCGGTGACAAACGTGAAACAGCCATAAATATTGGATACTCATGCAAATTAATATATGACTACTCCACCGTTGTCATTCTAACAACAAACGATGAGAATATTATCTCGAAGATGAATGCCATAAGTCAAGAGCTAGATTTTGGTAACATGGCTCACTGTGTTATAGTCATAGACGGAGCCACTCTGTCCTTTTTTGAAAGCAACCCGACTATGATGTCCGTGTTCGTTGAACTGTGTACCAAGACGGATGCAGTTATATGTTGTCGTGCCTCACCTTCTCAAAAAGCTCTCATGGTAAGCAACATTAGAGAAACCAATAGAAATACGGTTACCTTAGCTATTGGTGATGGTGCAAATGATATTGCCATGATACAAGCAGCAGATATCGGTATCGGTATAGCTGGGAGAGAGGGACTGCAGGCATCCAGATCAGCTGACTATTCTTTTGGTCAATTTCGATTCCTGTTGAAGCTGTTACTTGTGCATGGTCGCTACAACTATATCAGAACTGCGAAATTTTTGTTGTGCACTTTTTACAAAGAAGCAACATTCTATATGACTCAACTGATCTACCAGCGGTACACATTGTTTTCTGGTACCTCGTTTTATGAATCGTGGTCTCTGTCCATGTACAACACTTTGTTCACATCGTTGCCCACAATTTGTATTGGAatgtttgaaaaagatCTGAAGCCAATCACACTGCTTACTGTTCCAGAATTATACTCATTTGGTAGATTATCAGAGGGGTTTAACATTTGGATATTTTTAGAGTGGCTGTGCCAGGCTTCCGGGAATGCCTTACTGGTTACCTTTTTGAATGTCATCATTTGGGGGGAAACCTCATTATCGGACAATTCAATGTACCCACTAGGTGTTGTCAATTTCACTGCCATTATAACATTAGTTGCCGTcaagttccagttcttggaaATGAGAAATAAAAACTGGCTTGCATTTACTGCGTTTATCCTATCTGCCGGTGGATGGATTGTTTGGGTATGTGCACTACCTGTTTTGCATAGGACGAACGGTGAATACGACGTCAAATATGGGTTCTATCACCATTTCGGCAAAGACATAACGTTTTGGTGCACCTGTTTAGTGTTGACCACGTTACCACTAATCATCGATGTCGTGTATCAAACTGTGAAAAGAATGCTATGGCCTTCAGACGTGGACATTTTCGccaatttggagaagaaaggtATTGTcagaaagaaactggagcTGGGTGCATACAATGAGATGAGACAAGGCTGGACTTGGGATAAAGACCCAAACTTTTTCCAAAGGTACATGAATGCGATCTTTGGACCATCCCAATGTAAAAGGGCGCCCTCCAACGGGAGGTCGAGGGCCGACTCTTATCTAAGTAGTGACGAACAAACGACGACCGCACCAAGTTCTATTGAGCCCCGGTCCTCAGACATTACTGTGACCTCATGGCCCTTGCATATGAACAAGTTAATGCCTGGCACCTCAAAGCCAAACATGGACGACTACGAAGTTTTGCCCAGTGGGAAGATTTTAAAGAAGGATCTGCTCGCTGAGGAAGCGAACGAGGAAACACAGGCAATGTCACAGTCCCAACACTCAGATCCTGCGAGTTCTGAAACCAACAGCGGGACAATAACGAGGAAGATTACTAAGAAATTGAGATTTAAATCTGATGAAGTCACGGACGAGGAGGCTCACAAAATTATACAGGAAAGGTTGAAGAGTCTCGAAtga
- the ATG16 gene encoding Atg16p (similar to Saccharomyces cerevisiae ATG16 (YMR159C); ancestral locus Anc_2.354) produces the protein MERYERALVDRDRAEQLHSELFPAVADGGLSLGPEIGSSRDEETTSLLPQMRQLLAQRDTTISQLKEERATHMSQQVHLNDVILGLTLERNVMEDKLKVLQREYKELVTRWLAKAQQEADSMNRDVEQHR, from the coding sequence ATGGAGCGTTATGAGAGGGCACTAGTGGACCGTGACAGGGCAGAGCAGTTGCACAGTGAGCTGTTCCCCGCCGTTGCGGACGGTGGCTTATCACTCGGACCCGAGATCGGCAGCTCCCGCGATGAGGAGACGACGTCGTTGCTACCGCAGATGAGACAGCTGCTTGCCCAGCGAGACACGACTATCTCccaattgaaggaggagaggGCTACGCATATGAGCCAGCAGGTACACTTGAACGATGTGATCCTGGGGCTCACTTTGGAGCGGAACGTGATGGAGGACAAGCTCAAAGTACTGCAGCGGGAGTATAAGGAACTGGTGACCCGCTGGCTGGCCAAAGCACAGCAAGAAGCGGATTCAATGAACCGCGATGTCGAACAGCACAGGTAA
- the CVM1 gene encoding Cvm1p (similar to Saccharomyces cerevisiae YMR160W; ancestral locus Anc_2.353) — MADQGHWYSRWWYGGRGAAGARGGLFPPVTVDDTTRYSQLQGEQIEYLEQQAREQIHARGSSWCWYEDLSCVSSDPEEWTKQPGVAAVFGTGSGRCPLPLPSYPMDLHAGHQVYIRDSLLLPGDGPEQYLHTMPLTTRIANAVKEYYHFRNETHLYLNSKFAEPPVDPVPFADDLGNEDNDGVDGNEDDVVIEKTVIISMVGWLPDKYEKYSLKEQRTAQYLSKKLACEIRDSPISSYRVKERQIFSLSFECPLDTKQQEDVLEECKFLLQHWEHILQGAHNIYFIGVYHSVPLAIELCYYIMRGCDKYGLDRQTVRIGLLSINSCLQGYRFWDHSVDPQATEGRDTTSGTNDNALELDYARLEQAKEKQLFAGLTKEESDLLSRIKGYSDMDSKQSRRIQQLFDWLCFFCPRVRINLVSSVYDNFMTMTQKLAMDYFHPKIIRNLWCHSTYLDMNTREPREQNFPDFHIKTPKFEFEVNVPRSRLFEIELLNELLLMINLGKVEFVPIFKLISPYFISRSFNENTLALSIKKSRQNHLKIWMQEMSLKWAGEESVTDGGLPRTADTVHNLLEYVNYQTLKAPDLVQIYSDIYDDNDVYRNFVKCTQATRTPTTQRHVSLLHNRTTQESILNAANQYDLVWKLHETLTKLSTVRNLPVQPPPTTISFKVTWAHDKAADSEGKYPQARHTPTAATVFHRDARESLARVVRLWNTYQLWDPQTRGLIQLKRIFSVLATYSSADQLIADLQQSS; from the coding sequence ATGGCTGACCAGGGACATTGGTACTCGCGATGGTGGTACGGCGGTAGAGGTGCCGCTGGTGCACGGGGCGGTTTATTTCCGCCCGTGACCGTGGACGATACGACGAGGTACTCGCAGTTGCAGGGGGAGCAGATCGAGTACTTGGAGCAGCAGGCGAGAGAGCAGATCCATGCCCGTGGCAGTTCGTGGTGCTGGTACGAGGATCTGTCTTGTGTGAGTAGTGATCCGGAGGAGTGGACGAAACAGCCCGGGGTCGCAGCGGTGTTTGGAACCGGGTCCGGGAGATGCCCACTCCCGCTGCCGTCATACCCGATGGACCTACATGCTGGACACCAGGTCTACATTCGGGACTCGCTGTTGCTCCCTGGCGATGGCCCAGAGCAGTACCTGCACACCATGCCCCTGACGACGCGGATCGCAAATGCAGTAAAGGAGTACTATCACTTCAGGAACGAGACGCATCTTTATTTGAACAGCAAGTTTGCTGAACCTCCCGTGGACCCTGTACCGTTTGCTGACGATCTTGGTAACGAAGACAACGATGGTGTAGACGGTAACGAGGATGACGTGGTTATTGAGAAGACGGTCATTATATCAATGGTCGGATGGCTCCCGGATAAATACGAGAAATACTCACTCAAGGAGCAAAGAACCGCACAGTACTTGTCCAAGAAATTAGCATGCGAGATAAGAGATAGTCCAATATCAAGTTACCGTGTTAAGGAGAGACAGATTTTTAGCTTATCCTTTGAATGTCCCTTAGATACAAAGCAACAGGAGGATGTCTTGGAAGAGTGTAAATTCCTCTTACAACATTGGGAACATATCCTCCAGGGGGCACATAACATATACTTTATTGGTGTCTACCATAGTGTGCCCCTGGCAATTGAGTTATGCTACTACATAATGAGAGGTTGCGACAAATACGGACTTGATAGACAAACTGTTCGCATTGGCTTACTGAGCATCAATTCGTGCCTACAAGGTTACAGATTTTGGGATCACAGTGTGGATCCACAGGCGACAGAGGGAAGAGACACAACCAGTGGAACCAACGATAACGCTCTTGAGTTAGATTATGCCCGGTTAGAACAAGCGAAGGAGAAACAACTGTTCGCAGGTTTAACCAAAGAGGAGTCCGATTTGTTGTCTCGAATCAAGGGGTACAGCGATATGGACTCGAAACAGTCAAGACGAATACAGCAACTATTTGACTGGCTTTGCTTTTTTTGCCCCCGTGTGAGGATCAATCTGGTCAGTTCCGTTTACGACAACTTTATGACAATGACGCAGAAATTGGCCATGGATTATTTCCATCCAAAGATTATTAGAAACCTGTGGTGCCATTCCACGTACTTGGACATGAACACTAGGGAGCCCCGGGAGCAGAATTTTCCGGATTTCCACATCAAGACGCCCAAATTTGAGTTTGAGGTAAACGTCCCCCGATCGCGGCTGTTCGAGATCGAGCTGTTGAACGAGCTGTTGCTGATGATAAACTTGGGGAAAGTGGAGTTTGTGCCGATCTTCAAACTGATCAGCCCCTACTTCATATCGCGGTCCTTTAACGAGAACACGCTGGCGCTCAGCATAAAGAAGAGTCGTCAGAACCACTTGAAAATCTGGATGCAAGAGATGTCTCTGAAATGGGCCGGTGAGGAATCCGTGACCGACGGAGGTCTACCAAGAACAGCAGACACGGTTCATAACCTTCTGGAGTACGTCAACTACCAGACACTCAAAGCACCGGACTTGGTCCAGATATACAGCGACATCtacgacgacaacgacgTATACCGGAATTTCGTCAAGTGTACGCAGGCAACGCGCACGCCAACGACACAGCGCCACGTCTCTCTGCTACACAACCGAACCACGCAAGAGAGCATCCTCAACGCGGCCAACCAGTACGACCTCGTATGGAAACTTCACGAGACTCTCACGAAACTGTCCACTGTCAGAAATTTGCCGGTCCAGCCACCGCCTACTACgatctctttcaaagtcaCCTGGGCGCACGATAAGGCAGCAGATAGTGAGGGGAAATATCCACAGGCAAGACACACGCCCACGGCAGCCACAGTATTCCACAGAGACGCACGAGAGTCGCTTGCGAGGGTCGTTCGCCTATGGAATACATACCAGCTCTGGGACCCGCAGACGCGCGGGCTCATCCAGCTGAAAAGGATATTCAGCGTGCTCGCAACCTACAGCTCCGCGGACCAACTCATCGCAGACCTTCAGCAGTCCAGCTGA
- the TAF12 gene encoding Taf12p (similar to Saccharomyces cerevisiae TAF12 (YDR145W); ancestral locus Anc_8.323), translating into MADANNGNDSGAATPASPAAGSASTPQQQLVELAQRFKLFVGEAKRVGETTEAGKQLLVRAAKIKAVYDSVRGASAGAAAQSQQRTADGATGNVATAPAAAGGGGGAGNTAATQLAMAMRQALTPEQVQQYDKIATNFQNKAKSIRDKHNYLKQNIDKLTAEINKQQDRSAKQQLAEKRNELLRSVRQLTVEHNSLKVNFQLSRKNFYVECAKLNPKLQQILQRTAQQAQSSQQAQVQAQAQAQAQSQSPAAQSQSQSQPPVVPQQAQTPVPQSQSQTQLPQSQPPQRTQSNSNSSGNNSNVTGHPPSATPTVPANHPAKHKIFKESEPSVPIPESIDTVQPAQVAYKVNRPTITGGSGMNAPALNTPVNVKIPVYEADTDRVLSKRKLRELVRTVGVDEGDGETVMDGDVEQLLLDLADDFVSDVTAFACRLAKHRGSDSLEARDVQLHLERNWNIRLPGYATDEIRSTRKWNGTSAYHQKLNAIAQDRTAAAGSATGGSVTKPSRR; encoded by the coding sequence ATGGCTGATGCGAACAACGGAAACGACAGTGGTGCTGCCACCCCGGCGTCTCCAGCGGCCGGCAGTGCCAGCAccccgcagcagcagctcGTGGAGCTGGCCCAGAGGTTCAAACTGTTCGTCGGGGAGGCCAAGAGGGTTGGGGAGACCACAGAGGCAGGGAAACAGCTTCTCGTGCGGGCTGCGAAGATTAAGGCGGTGTACGATTCCGTGAGAGGCGCCTCTGCTGGAGCTGCAGCCCAGTCGCAACAACGCACAGCGGATGGTGCGACGGGGAATGTTGCTACCGCaccagctgctgctggtggtggtggtggcgcCGGGAACACAGCTGCGACACAATTGGCAATGGCCATGCGGCAGGCGCTGACCCCGGAGCAGGTGCAACAGTACGATAAGATCGCCACGAACTTCCAAAACAAGGCCAAGAGCATCAGGGACAAGCACAACTACTTAAAGCAGAATATCGACAAGCTCACCGCGGAGATCAACAAGCAGCAGGACCGCAGCGCGAAGCAACAGCTGGCGGAGAAGCGGAACGAGCTTTTGCGCTCGGTGAGACAGCTTACCGTGGAACATAACAGCCTCAAAGTGAACTTCCAGCTATCGCGGAAGAACTTCTACGTCGAGTGTGCCAAGCTGAACCCCAAGTTGCAGCAGATCCTGCAAAGGACGGCACAGCAGGCACAATCGTCACAACAGGCTCAGGTTCAGGCCCAGGCTCAAGCGCAGGCCCAATCGCAGTCTCCAGCAGCACAGTCACAATCACAATCGCAACCGCCCGTTGTGCCACAGCAGGCGCAGACTCCAGTGCCGCAATCGCAATCCCAAACGCAGTTACCTCAATCACAGCCGCCGCAGCGCACGCAGAGCAACTCAAACAGTAGCGgtaacaacagcaacgttACAGGGCACCCACCAAGTGCAACTCCGACAGTCCCAGCAAACCACCCTGCGAAGCACAAGATATTCAAGGAGTCCGAACCGAGCGTGCCGATCCCGGAGAGCATCGATACCGTGCAGCCAGCACAGGTCGCGTACAAAGTGAACAGACCGACGATCACAGGAGGGTCTGGGATGAACGCTCCAGCACTGAACACACCCGTGAACGTCAAGATCCCCGTGTACGAGGCGGACACGGACCGGGTCCTCTCCAAGCGGAAACTCCGCGAGCTCGTGCGCACCGTCGGTGTCGACGAGGGCGATGGGGAGACCGTCATGGACGGCGACGTCGAGCAGCTGCTCCTGGACCTCGCGGACGATTTCGTCTCGGACGTCACTGCGTTTGCGTGCCGTCTTGCGAAACATCGTGGTAGCGACTCGCTCGAGGCGAGGGACGTGCAGCTGCACCTCGAGAGAAACTGGAACATCCGGCTGCCAGGGTACGCCACGGACGAGATCCGGTCCACACGGAAGTGGAACGGCACCAGCGCATACCACCAGAAACTGAACGCAATCGCCCAGGACCGGACCGCTGCAGCGGGGTCCGCAACGGGCGGATCAGTCACAAAGCCGTCGAGAAGATGA